TCGTGTTAAACGAATATATCCTGGGTCGATAACAAAGACAGTAGGAATGTGATCTTGCATGATTGCCGCTTCACCATCTTTGTTTCGAATGATTATTATTTCAACATCTTCTTCGAATAACGGACCATTAGGAGTTGCTACTTTGATTTTAACCATAATAATTTCCTCCTTCTGGCATTATGATCCTTGAATCTCTTTTGCCTTAGCTAAAGCATCATCAATTGTACCTGTTAAGTGGAATGCATCCTCAGGAACATCGTCATGTTTACCTTCTAAGATTTCTCTAAATCCTCGAATAGTTTCTTTTACTTCAACATAAGTACCCGGCTGTCCTGTAAACTGTTCAGCAACGTGTGCATTTTGAGATAGGAACAATTGTATACGACGTGCTCTATGAACGGTTAACTTATCCTCTTCAGATAGCTCATCCATTCCTAAAATTGCAATAATATCTTGAAGTTCATTATATCGCTGTAACATTTTTTGAACCTGTCTTGCTATACTATAATGCTCTTCACCAACAATATCAGGTGCTAATGCTCGAGATGTTGAAGCTAATGGGTCTACTGCAGGGTAAATTCCCATTTGAGATAATTTACGCGACAGGTTAGTTGTTGCATCTAAGTGAGCAAATGTAGTCGCAGGTGCCGGATCAGTATAGTCATCCGCTGGTACATACACCGCTTGGATCGATGTAACCGATCCATTTTTAGTTGAAGTGATTCGCTCTTGTAACTGTCCCATTTCAGTTGCTAGTGTAGGTTGGTAACCTACGGCAGATGGCATACGACCGAGCAGTGCAGAAACCTCTGAACCAGCTTGAGTAAACCGGAAGATGTTATCTACAAAGAATAATACATCTTGGTTTTCACGGTCACGGAAATGTTCTGCAATAGTAAGACCCGTTAATCCTACACGAAGACGTGCTCCTGGTGGTTCGTTCATTTGTCCAAACACCATCGCTGTCTTATTAATTACTCCTGAATCACTCATTTCATGGTATAGGTCATTTCCTTCACGTGTACGTTCTCCTACACCAGCGAATACTGAGATTCCTCCGTGCTCCTGTGCGATGTTATGAATTAATTCCTGAATAAGAACCGTCTTTCCTACACCGGCTCCACCAAATAATCCGATTTTACCACCTTTGATATATGGCGCTAATAAATCAATTACTTTTATACCTGTCTCTAGAATTTCAACATCACTTGATAAATCTTCGAACTCAGGGGCCTCTCTGTGAATCGGATCTCTCTGTACTGTATCAGGAACCGGTTCACCTTCATCTATTGGCTCACCTAGAACGTTAAATATACGCCCTAATACCTCTCTACCAACTGGAGTTTTAATCGCATTTCCTGTATCAATTACTTCCATTCCTCTTACTAGTCCATCTGTACTGTCCATTGCAACACAACGAACAACATGATCACCTAGATGAAGCTCTACCTCTAATGTTAATTCAACCGGTACTCCATTATTGTCTTTTGCATCTTGTTTGATTTTTAATGCATTAAATATTGCAGGTAACTCTCCTGTGTCAAACGAAACATCGACTACGGGTCCCATTACCGAAACAATTTTACCTTTATTCATTCATTTTCCTCCTAACTTTCGTTAGTGATTCTTTTATACTTTAGCGTTAATTACTATTCTAGTGCGGCTACACCACCAACAATTTCTGAAATCTCCTGAGTAATGGCCGCTTGTCTTGCTCTATTGTAATGCAATGTTAATGTATCAATTAAATCAATCGCATTGTCAGTTGCATTCTTCATCGCTGTCATTCTTGAGGCATGTTCACTCGCTTTTGCATTCAATATATATCCATAAATCATATTCTGAATATAGATTGGCATTAATGTATCGATGACCGCTTGTGGAGAAGGCTCTAAGTCATATAGCTTAGGTACTTCTTCATCTGACTTTGCTACGTCTTTAACCGGTAAAACCTGTGCTGCCTCTACAGTTTGTGTTACTGTATTAACATAATGATTATAATAAATCACAATTTCATCAATTTCTTCAAGCACATATAAGTCAATCATGCTTTGAATTGTATCTTTTATGTCAAGAAACTGGACATCATCTCTAATATTTACAACCTCATCATTTACAAGATTAAGGTCCTTATTACGATAATATGTATACCCTTTTAGCCCTAAAACAGCTACTTCATATTCCTTAGAGGATTTATGTTTTTGTTCTACATCATCTTTAAATTTTCGGAATAACGAGTTATTATATCCACCCGCTAGGCCTCTATCGGAAGTGATTAAGATATACCCAGTTCGTTTTACTTCACGTTCTTTAAGCATCGTATGTTCAACATCTAAGGTCGAATGTATTAAATGTGAAATTAATATTTCAATACTTTTCATAAAAGGTCGATAATTTTTAATTGTGCTCTCTGCCTTTCTAAGCTTAGACGCTGATACCATATTCATAGCCTTCGTGATTTGTGAAGTCTTTTTTGTGGCATTTATCTTGGCTTTAATATCACGCATTGAACCACTAGCCATTATTCACTCACCACCTTATAGTAAGAATAACATTGATTAGCTTATAAACTGTTGCTTAAAGTCTTTAATCATGTCATCCATTTTTTCCTTATCAGGTAATTGTTTAGTTTCATTTATTTCATTAATGATCTCTTTTCCTTTTTCTGAAGAATCTACATAATGATAAAGTTCCGTTTCAAAACGTGTGATATCCTCAACATTTACATCATCTAATAATCCGGTTGTCAGCGCATAAATGATACACACCTGTTTTTCTACTGAAATAGGCTCATGTAAATCCTGTTTCAGCACCTCAACCGTACGACGACCACGATCCAATTTTGACTTAGTCGTTTCATCTAAGTCAGAACCAAACTGCGTAAATGCTTCCAATTCACGGTATGTTGCAAGGTTCAGACGCAATGTTCCTGAAACTTTTTTGATTGCTTTAATCTGTGCCGCACCACCTACACGTGATACAGATAAACCTGCATTAATTGCAGGACGAATTCCTGAATAGAATAAGTCTGACTGTAAGAAAATCTGACCATCCGTAATCGATATTACGTTTGTAGGGATATATGCAGAAATATCTCCAGCTTTCGTTTCAATGATTGGCAAGGCTGTAATTGAACCGCCACCATGTTCCTCATTTAACTTAGCAGCACGCTCAAGTAAACGAGAATGTAAGTAGAATACATCTCCTGGGAATGCTTCACGACCTGGAGGACGACGTAATAATAGTGAAAGCTCACGGTACGCAACCGCATGCTTAGATAAATCATCGTATACGATTAGAACGTCTTTACCACTGTACATAAATTCCTCTGCCATTGTTACACCCGCATACGGTGCTAGGAATAGTAATGGTGATGGATGTGATGCCGACGCTGATACAACGATTGAATAATCCATTGCACCATGTTTACGTAATGTTTCAGTTACACCAACTACTGTTGATTCTTTTTGACCAATTGCTACATAAACACAAAGACAATCCTGTCCTTTTTGATTGATAATTGCATCAATCGCTAAAGATGTCTTCCCTGTTTGACGGTCACCGATGATTAATTCACGCTGGCCACGTCCAATAGGAACGATAGCATCTATACTTTTAATACCCGTTTGTAATGGCTCGTGTACTGACTTACGTGCCATAACACCTGATGCTTTTTGCTCGACTTGACGCATTTTCTTAGCGTTAATTGGTCCTTGTCCATCAATTGGTACACCTAATGGATTAACAACTCGTCCAATTAATTCTTCCCCAACAGGTACTTCAAGAATACGACCTGTTCGGTTTACGGTGTCTCCTTCTTTTACTAGTTTGAAGTCACCTAATAATATTACCCCAACATGGCTTTGTTCAAGGTTTAATACCATTCCAAACACATCATTAGGGAATTCTAACAACTCACCGGCCATTGCTCGATCTAAACCATGCACTAATGCAATACCGTCACCAATCTTGATTACTGTACCGGTTTCTTTTGTCTCTAAATGTTTTTCATAATTCTTTATTTGGTCTTTAATTAGTGCACTAATCTCTTCAGGTTTAATAGCCACGTTGTTCACCTCTCTTATAAAGAAAATTTATTTTAAAACACTTCTCAGTTTTGCAAAATGGGTGCGAAGTGAATTATCGATGATTTGTTCACCGATTACTAAGCGCATACCACCTATTATAGAAGAATCGATATGATTCTCTATCATAATTTTACGCTTATACTTTTGCTCTAATTTACTTGTTAACGTTTGCCTTTGTTTTTTATCTAGTTCTACTGTTGTATAGGCATCTACATCTAAGACTTTATGGTAGTCATTAACAAGCTTTGTTAACTCAATCACAATTTCATTTAGATTTCTAATTCGATTATGATCTACCAAAATATAAAGGAAATGTAAAATTTCTTTTTGAATCGCTTCCTTAAAAACATTTCCTATCATTTCAGTTTTTTTTGCTTTTTCTATCTTAGGATGCTCAAGTAGTCTAAGGTAATCTTCTTCTTGTTCTAGAAGCTCGTTTACCATTATTATTTGATGAAAATAGTTGTGCACATTCTTACTTTCTAGGGCAACTTCAAAAAGGGCAGTAGCATACTCAATTGACGATTCATTCACCATACTACTCGCCTACCTCTTCAATAAACTGATTAATTAAATTGCGATTTTTCTCGTTATCCATATTTTCATTAACAAGTTTTTCAGCTGCTAATAAGGCAATCTCAACGACTTCATTTTTTAGATTAGAACGAACTCGTTCACGTTCTAACTCTATTTCATTTTCAGCCTTTTCAATTTTATAACGTGCCTTTTCCTCAGCTTCGCTAATAATTAAATCACTTTGTTCCGTTGCACTCTTTCTAGCACGATCAACTATTTCTGATGCTTGCTCTTTTGCGTTTTGAAGTTGTGACTCATAACTTTTTTGAAGTTCTACTGCCTCTTCACGAGATTTTCTCGCAGTCTTTAAGTCATTAACGATTACATCTTGTCGTTTTTCTAACATATCTACAACTGCATCCCATACAAGACGCTTTAACACAATAAATAATATAACAGTTGATGTAATTTGTATAATAAACGTTACTGGATTTGGAAACAATCCTTCATTTACCAACTGTTCTATTGCTTTAGCAAAATCCATTCTATTGCCTCCCTTGCTCTTTGCCCGTATGAGGCATTATTCATATAAAAATTCTATGCACGTTGATCATCTATAAAATGTTCTCTTTCTGCTCTATCTGATAATCATTTTACTAAGCAACAAACATTAATAAGATTGCAATTACGAACGCATAGATACCAGTTGTCTCAGCAACCCCTTGACCTAAAAGCATCATGTTACGGATTTTACCTTCAGCTTCTGGTTGGCGTCCTACCGCTTCAGCTGCTTTACCTGCTGCGATACCTTGTCCAATTCCGGCACCAATACCAGCAATCATTGCGATTCCAGCACCTAAGTATTTGAATGCATCCACATACGACGCGTTAAATTCTGCAGTTAAAATTAAATCTAGCATTGTTTAATCCTCCTAGTAATTCTATAATTTTTAGTTTTTTAAAAAATTCTGTTCGTTTTATTCAGTTGCTAATGATATAAATACAGATGTTAATAACACAAAAATTACAGTCTGTATTAACCCTGCGAATAAATCAAAATAAACATGAAATATTGCAGTTAACGGTGTCCCAATCATACCACCTATAAATTCACTATATGGTCCTGTGAATTGTAAGAGTGAACCAAACCCCATACTAAGTCCAGCATAGATAATCGTCATTACGATTGTACCAGCAAGTATATTCCCAAATAAACGGAATGATAATGAAATAGGAAGTGCTATCTCTCCTAATACATTAATTGGGAACATGATTGGATAGGGTTCAAATAATTCTTTAGTACGCCCACCAATTCCTTTATATTTAATTGCATGATACTGAATTAATATAAAGGTAATGATTCCTAGTGTACCTGTTACCGATAAGTTTGCTGTTGGGGGAGCAAAACCAAACAATCCAAATATATTTGATAGGAATAAATAAACAGCCAAAAAGCCGATGTATGGAGCTAGTTTGATTAACTTGTTTCCACCTAACTCTTTGATAAACCCGTTTATACCAGTTACAAAGAGTTCAGCAACGAATACAAGCCCTTTAGGTTTCTGTAATGGGTCTGTATTTTTAATTTTTGCATTGATTATGATTGCCAGGGTTGTGATAATAATGGTAATTAGAATAATTGACACGACATGTGGGACGATTTGATAGCCATCTCCAATGTTTATATACAACCCTTCGTCTTTTTCAAACGTAAACAAATCCTTACCTCCCTTCAGGGGTCAAAACTTATTCATTTTTATTTAAAATCGCATAGGTATATATTGCGATTTTAACCGTAAGAAATCCAGTTGCTACTATTATAGGATTAAATGTTGTTTTCTGAATACTTATGTATAAAACGCCACCATATATGGCCATTCTTATTAAGTAATTTCCAAAATTCTTGAAATTTATACCTTTAGTAGCACCTAGATGATCTCCACCTAGATTATTTTTCAATAATGTAAAAGACATCATGCTTGTCATTGCACCTAAAAAATAACTTAATGGGTACGCAAAACTTCTGTTGATAATAAGATTAATAATTAATAATACACTACAAATTACAAGTGTAAT
The Haloplasma contractile SSD-17B DNA segment above includes these coding regions:
- the atpD gene encoding F0F1 ATP synthase subunit beta; its protein translation is MNKGKIVSVMGPVVDVSFDTGELPAIFNALKIKQDAKDNNGVPVELTLEVELHLGDHVVRCVAMDSTDGLVRGMEVIDTGNAIKTPVGREVLGRIFNVLGEPIDEGEPVPDTVQRDPIHREAPEFEDLSSDVEILETGIKVIDLLAPYIKGGKIGLFGGAGVGKTVLIQELIHNIAQEHGGISVFAGVGERTREGNDLYHEMSDSGVINKTAMVFGQMNEPPGARLRVGLTGLTIAEHFRDRENQDVLFFVDNIFRFTQAGSEVSALLGRMPSAVGYQPTLATEMGQLQERITSTKNGSVTSIQAVYVPADDYTDPAPATTFAHLDATTNLSRKLSQMGIYPAVDPLASTSRALAPDIVGEEHYSIARQVQKMLQRYNELQDIIAILGMDELSEEDKLTVHRARRIQLFLSQNAHVAEQFTGQPGTYVEVKETIRGFREILEGKHDDVPEDAFHLTGTIDDALAKAKEIQGS
- the atpG gene encoding ATP synthase F1 subunit gamma, with protein sequence MASGSMRDIKAKINATKKTSQITKAMNMVSASKLRKAESTIKNYRPFMKSIEILISHLIHSTLDVEHTMLKEREVKRTGYILITSDRGLAGGYNNSLFRKFKDDVEQKHKSSKEYEVAVLGLKGYTYYRNKDLNLVNDEVVNIRDDVQFLDIKDTIQSMIDLYVLEEIDEIVIYYNHYVNTVTQTVEAAQVLPVKDVAKSDEEVPKLYDLEPSPQAVIDTLMPIYIQNMIYGYILNAKASEHASRMTAMKNATDNAIDLIDTLTLHYNRARQAAITQEISEIVGGVAALE
- the atpA gene encoding F0F1 ATP synthase subunit alpha, with translation MAIKPEEISALIKDQIKNYEKHLETKETGTVIKIGDGIALVHGLDRAMAGELLEFPNDVFGMVLNLEQSHVGVILLGDFKLVKEGDTVNRTGRILEVPVGEELIGRVVNPLGVPIDGQGPINAKKMRQVEQKASGVMARKSVHEPLQTGIKSIDAIVPIGRGQRELIIGDRQTGKTSLAIDAIINQKGQDCLCVYVAIGQKESTVVGVTETLRKHGAMDYSIVVSASASHPSPLLFLAPYAGVTMAEEFMYSGKDVLIVYDDLSKHAVAYRELSLLLRRPPGREAFPGDVFYLHSRLLERAAKLNEEHGGGSITALPIIETKAGDISAYIPTNVISITDGQIFLQSDLFYSGIRPAINAGLSVSRVGGAAQIKAIKKVSGTLRLNLATYRELEAFTQFGSDLDETTKSKLDRGRRTVEVLKQDLHEPISVEKQVCIIYALTTGLLDDVNVEDITRFETELYHYVDSSEKGKEIINEINETKQLPDKEKMDDMIKDFKQQFIS
- a CDS encoding F0F1 ATP synthase subunit delta, which encodes MVNESSIEYATALFEVALESKNVHNYFHQIIMVNELLEQEEDYLRLLEHPKIEKAKKTEMIGNVFKEAIQKEILHFLYILVDHNRIRNLNEIVIELTKLVNDYHKVLDVDAYTTVELDKKQRQTLTSKLEQKYKRKIMIENHIDSSIIGGMRLVIGEQIIDNSLRTHFAKLRSVLK
- the atpF gene encoding F0F1 ATP synthase subunit B, giving the protein MDFAKAIEQLVNEGLFPNPVTFIIQITSTVILFIVLKRLVWDAVVDMLEKRQDVIVNDLKTARKSREEAVELQKSYESQLQNAKEQASEIVDRARKSATEQSDLIISEAEEKARYKIEKAENEIELERERVRSNLKNEVVEIALLAAEKLVNENMDNEKNRNLINQFIEEVGE
- the atpE gene encoding ATP synthase F0 subunit C → MLDLILTAEFNASYVDAFKYLGAGIAMIAGIGAGIGQGIAAGKAAEAVGRQPEAEGKIRNMMLLGQGVAETTGIYAFVIAILLMFVA
- a CDS encoding F0F1 ATP synthase subunit A; the protein is MFTFEKDEGLYINIGDGYQIVPHVVSIILITIIITTLAIIINAKIKNTDPLQKPKGLVFVAELFVTGINGFIKELGGNKLIKLAPYIGFLAVYLFLSNIFGLFGFAPPTANLSVTGTLGIITFILIQYHAIKYKGIGGRTKELFEPYPIMFPINVLGEIALPISLSFRLFGNILAGTIVMTIIYAGLSMGFGSLLQFTGPYSEFIGGMIGTPLTAIFHVYFDLFAGLIQTVIFVLLTSVFISLATE
- a CDS encoding ATP synthase subunit I, which gives rise to MENNDKNNYNHSYTMILNISWIITLVICSVLLIINLIINRSFAYPLSYFLGAMTSMMSFTLLKNNLGGDHLGATKGINFKNFGNYLIRMAIYGGVLYISIQKTTFNPIIVATGFLTVKIAIYTYAILNKNE